Proteins from one Setaria italica strain Yugu1 chromosome V, Setaria_italica_v2.0, whole genome shotgun sequence genomic window:
- the LOC101783257 gene encoding B3 domain-containing protein Os01g0234100: protein MEQKMALVKQRLALLDSASSSSSSSGETDKDDDLVPMDDELAIVAAYQPIEIVCGDTGNKDEVIPLKILASKGVESEKRGLPGQKISASYGSAMDRAEEVQAKLPAEHPSFVKRMLQSHVVRGFWLGLPTYFCNKHLPKDDTGIVLEDENGQDHQTLYLGAKQGLSAGWRGFAIKHGIKVGDVVIFQLVRPTKFKVFIIRANEFTTTDGAISLLNLEAHKKGKLSKEECSSDANSKEAEKASAVDHKVPRSDDDNVVFNEAIDGLRISDSDMDFGDITSFSNFNIVVDSLVIDCKFHDHLRRTYYELCCSQNSFLHKNLLKQLNLTLVVGVIMETISIAEGIRACKAQASSREDLLIWKKTLVSLELLGMNVGFLLKRINGLLGLTAESRDLSECQKYRELKSERARAGEKVKALELMLSNVKGVLQKMDAEMEEMESSVKRSGLTLQQLAAAPW, encoded by the exons ATGGAGCAGAAGATGGCGTTGGTCAAGCAGAGGCTCGCCTTGCTTGACagtgccagcagcagcagcagcagcagcggtgaGACTGACAAGGATGATGACCTTGTGCCCATG GATGATGAGCTTGCTATCGTTGCTGCTTACCAGCCTATAGAAATTGTTTGTGGTGATACTGGCAACAAAGACGAGGTTATTCCTTTAAAA ATTTTGGCATCAAAGGGAGTGGAGAGTGAGAAAAGAGGGCTTCCTGGCCAAAAGATAAGTGCAAG CTATGGATCTGCGATGGATAGAGCTGAGGAGGTACAGGCGAAGTTGCCAGCAGAACATCCTAGCTTTGTCAAGCGTATGCTACAATCTCATGTTGTCCGTGGTTTTTGGCTG GGTCTACCAACTTACTTTTGCAACAAACATCTCCCAAAGGACGACACTGGAATTGTGCTAGAAGATGAGAATGGACAGGACCATCAGACTTTGTATCTTGGTGCCAAGCAGGGACTCAGTGCTGGGTGGAGGGGTTTTGCAATTAAGCATGGTATTAAGGTTGGCGATGTTGTGATTTTTCAGCTTGTGAGACCAACGAAATTTAAG GTATTTATAATAAGAGCAAATGAATTTACAACAACTGATGGAGCGATCAGTCTGCTGAATTTGGAAGCACACAAGAAAGGGAAGCTATCAA AAGAAGAATGTTCCAGTGATGCCAACTCCAAGGAGGCTGAGAAGGCTAGTGCAGTGGACCACAAAGTCCCTCGGAGTGACGACGATAATGTGGTATTCAATGAAGCAATAGATGGCCTCAGGATTTCAGATTCGGACATGGACTTTGGTGATATCACGAGCTTCAGCAACTTCAACATCGTGGTGGACAGCTTGGTCATCGACTGCAAGTTTCATGATCATCTCCGCAGGACATACTATGAGCTGTGCTGTTCCCAGAATTCCTTCCTTCACAAGAATCTGCTGAAGCAGCTAAACCTCACCCTTGTCGTGGGTGTGATCATGGAGACGATCAGCATCGCGGAGGGTATCCGAGCCTGCAAGGCGCAGGCTTCTTCCCGCGAGGACCTGCTGATCTGGAAGAAGACCCTGGTGTCCTTGGAGCTGCTGGGCATGAACGTGGGGTTTCTGCTGAAACGCATCAACGGTCTCCTTGGCCTCACAGCTGAGTCAAGAGACCTCTCGGAGTGCCAGAAGTACAGGGAACTGAAATCGGAGAGGGCCCGTGCTGGGGAGAAAGTGAAAGCGCTGGAGCTTATGCTGTCGAATGTGAAGGGCGTGCTGCAGAAAATGGACGCGGAGATGGAGGAGATGGAGTCAAGCGTGAAGAGAAGCGGTCTGACGCTGCAGCAGTTGGCTGCTGCGCCATGGTGA
- the LOC101757978 gene encoding putative ubiquitin-conjugating enzyme E2 38: MALKIKKLLQLFCVSKKDSKKKGKSIDPLWTASTPHSSLSVTANKSHLDPCSSGTGTVLSMQKPKPECTSMISSYARTEHGIGSDDYMLFNQFDVVQDFSDHHYAKTSPGKATKDWVKAIQSEWNLLQKNLPESVYVRVYEDRIDLLRAAIVGPAGTPYHDGLFFFDVRFPAEYPKCPPKVHYHSGGLRLNPNLYESGKVCLSLLNTWWGNGCEKWGKSNSTMLQVLVSIQGLVLNDKPYFNEPGNKNSAKTTAGEKNSMAYNQTAFVLSCKTMLYSLRKPPKHFETLVARHFHERERAILDACSAYMSGAVVGSSAGSGARYACDKCFADFKKSLTLYTEHLRTEFAANRSCLLELERQSSVVDEIVPAS, encoded by the exons ATGGCTCTCAAGATCAAGAAGCTGCTGCAGCTGTTTTGTGTCAGTAAGAAGGATTCCAAAAAGAAAG GCAAATCCATTGATCCACTTTGGACAG CCTCCACTCCACACTCCTCTTTGAGTGTCACTGCAAATAAGAGTCATTTGGATCCCTGTTCAAGTGGAACTGGCACTGTGCTAAGCATGCAAAAACCCAAACCTGAATGCACAAGTATGATATCATCATATGCAAGGACAGAACATGGAATTGGGAGTGATGATTACATGTTATTTAACCAATTTGATGTTGTTCAAGATTTCTCTGATCACCACTATGCAAAAACATCGCCAGGAAAG GCCACCAAAGATTGGGTGAAGGCAATCCAGAGTGAATGGAATCTTCTACAGAAAAATCTACCTG AATCTGTATATGTTAGAGTTTATGAGGACAGGATTGATCTGCTCAGGGCTGCTATAGTTGGGCCAGCTGGAACTCCATATCATGATGGATTGTTCTTCTTCGATGTCCGTTTTCCTGCTGAATACCCAAAATGCCCACCA AAAGTTCATTACCATTCAGGTGGACTTCGGTTGAATCCAAACCTGTATGAGAGCGGGAAGGTTTGCCTGAGCCTTCTGAATACCTGGTGGGGTAACGGGTGCGAGAAGTGGGGCAAGTCAAATTCCACCATGCTGCAGGTGCTGGTCTCCATTCAGGGCCTTGTGCTCAATGATAAGCCATACTTCAATGAGCCAGGAAACAAAAATTCGGCTAAAACAACAGCTGGTGAAAAGAATTCCATGGCTTACAATCAGACAGCCTTTGTGCTATCCTGCAAGACAATGTTGTATTCACTCCGGAAGCCTCCAAAG CATTTTGAGACCCTGGTTGCACGCCACTTCCACGAGCGTGAGCGTGCCATCCTAGACGCGTGCAGTGCTTACATGTCTGGGGCAGTCGTTGGATCATCTGCTGGGAGTGGTGCCAGATATGCCTGTGACAAGTGCTTTGCAGATTTCAAGAAGTCGCTGACTCTGTACACTGAGCATCTGAGGACCGAGTTTGCTGCAAACAGAAGTTGCTTGCTGGAACTGGAAAGACAGTCATCGGTTGTAGATGAGATTGTGCCTGCTAGCTAG